The window TTGCATAGTGAAAAGTGGAACAGCAACAATTTACCAAAAACAAGAGGACAAAAGTACATCAGAAATTTTAACTTCTAGTATTAATAACAACAGGAACGCAGGAAATAAACATGCTGCTTAGTATAATATTACATTCAACACTGTAGGATCTTAAGGAAACGTAATCCAGCCTGGCTTCCGGGATATCAGAGCAACAGGATTTTACAGTAATAACTGCATAAGCATTCTGAAAATATACATTCTTCAGAATGATCTGCAATTAGCACTCAAAAATTCCAAGGCCCAATGCTGGAAAGACTTCTgcacacagtaaaaaaaaagcacaattgaAAGATGTCACCTATTGAGTAGTGATTTACTGGAAATACAGCTTAGTTCTTGACTTAGTACTGCATATTCACAACaaacaattaatttaatttcattttttaaataattacatgcCAAAAACTTCTAGCTGTTTTTTCTAGTAACTTTTTAATATCTCCTTTTGAAAGAAACAACTGTCTCCCACGTTCAGTCTGTCACctgcaaatgacattttaataaacCCATGGCtctgttttcaatattttattaaataagcaTGCATTTAATGGGGAAGTGAGGGGAATTAATCCAGCTGTGTTAATTGGTTGACGCTGAGTGCACCATGGCTAACCTGCACCTGGTTATATTTGCTTGTAGAGGACATATTCCCTTGCAAATCCTGTGGCATTTGGTATCGAAGCGAGCGGAACCTGCAGGCCCATCTCATGTATTACTGCAGTGGGAGGCAAAGAGAGGGGCCTCAGCTGTCAGAGGAGAACGAAGATAGTTCTCAGCAGATATCCAGTGTCTGCCCCTTTCCGCAGTGCACCAAAAGTTTTTCTAATGCAAGAGCTCTGGAAATGCACCTAAATTCTCACAGTGGTAAGTACCATGTATTTTCCTGTATCATCTTCTAGATTTAGCTATTTGAAGAATTATTCGCTATAGACATTCAGTGATCAATGTCTCTCTAAATATATGCAAGCATTGGGTGTAGATACTACCAAAATGTCAACAGTTTCTGACCTGTGTTCTACACCAAGCACCTCTCCCAGGTAACCAGTGTCATTTCTCTTATCTACTGATGCTCGTTTGAATGCTGTCTCTCTCTtaatgtgtgtatacacacatatacgcAGCATTTCTTTACTGGTGAAGGTACGCTCAGGAATCCAGACACAGTTAGACTGCTGCTGCTTGGTCTCTGAGAAATTCAATCAATTACTTCAGGATTCCATCCAACAAATATGAGTCTGCTAGACTACAATCTCTACCTACCCTGTTTTGATGCTCATCGGAGAAATACATACCACCAGAGAGCAAGTTCTTCTGAAATAAGATCTTGGGGTCCTAGAGTAGGCTTCTTAGGCAGGAGGCTTTAAGGACCAGGGTCCAGAACTCTGTGTGCTTTTCCCAGGACACCTGTTTCATATAAACTTCTTGTTGCATAACAATATTCTTTTCCCTCCTTATAAATATAAAACAGGGATAGTATTTTCTTTGTCCGTGTTGTTTAAATTATGACACTAGATACACAGAAAATGGGATTACAAAATTCCTGAGATTAAAAATTGAACTCAGCAGGAATCTTATCTCCCTCCCTGAAGGTCCTTTGAGTGTGCTGTTTGAATTTGTTTTGAATTAGGGCTGGAAACACAAATTTTGAGTTTGCAGAACATTCTGTATTGGAGTTTTCAGTAGCAGAGAAAACCTACAAATAAGAAAGACCGCAGTGTCAGATTATGGCTGTGTTGGCTGTCTAGTGTACAGAGCTGTGTCTGGAAAGGGGCAAGGGCCCTGCAGGAGTTCCTGATCCTCCTGTTAAATGGATGGAGTCTAAAGGACACTACTGTGTGCTTTATTCAGAGAAGAAAGCCTTATTCGGCTGCAGTGTAAAAACTCCCGGAGAAGTGGAAATCTACTCTGCGGACTTggtgaaatgaaaaatgttcctCTGATACTTGGGCAGCAATTACAACTTTAGAAAGCATCATGTTGCCTTGGAGGAGTTTGGTACCTCCCAGAACAGGACTAGAAGAGTGCTGAGTGAGAAACTTCTGTATGTAGAGAACACAGACAACACTTAGCCATTCATTCAGAGGTCAGATCTTTTTGTGCTTCCAGATCTTAACTTTGAATATCAGGCTATTGCCATTTTCTGTCTCTTGCCTAGCAAATATTTCACTGTTCAGTGAACCAGCGAACAGTAGGAACAGCTTCAACAAGAGCAGGCGAGTGCAGCCCAGCATGTCTTACAGCCTAGTAATTAAAACCAGGTACTCTTGGAAGATAACAAATTCATTTCTCCCTAAGCAGaggaaaattctgaaattttagCCATTGTGTAAAAGGGTTGCTTCAGCTTTTTGCATTTAGTGACATACCATTGGCTTAGGTGTCGAGAGGGTTTTCAGCCATGAGCTGTGAGTGACCATGTCTTCTTGCAATCTAGAGATAAGCATCTTTATTCCTTGAAAGACATAGGTCTGAGATCCTGCTGAATTTCCAGTAAGAACCTTTAGGTATTTCTCGGATCAGCAGCTAAAAGTCAGGCCTTCCCCTTCTTTTTAGTCATAAACCAGTCAGTTCAATCATTCTTGCTCTCTTTCAGATCCTGTCCATCTTTATTTTTCTATACAGACTCTCACAAGTTGTAACAGCTTCTGCAGTAGGAATGAAACATTCCTTTTCCAAATGCCCTGTAAGCTAGTGCTCTGTTTGCTTCAGCTTCTGTTACCGTTCCCGCTGGGGGCTGTAACAGACCCACATCACCGGAGCGTGGAGGCCCGACTGAAATGCACAGTCCGTAGAGACACTCCACTGTGACTGTATCCCATGATGTGGAATCGTATGAAACACCGTCTCATGGCAGTGGAGGAGCTAAAGCTTCATATGGCCTCCTAATGAAAAAGTGCCTGACAGGGAACAAGCACTGATTAAAAGTGCTATGTATCTCCTCGGCTCCCTTCTGGTCTCTGAGGCCAAGAGAAGTTCAAATTCAAATGTCACTCACAACTGTGGGAGTCATTGATGCTAGGGGAGAAGTGAGGACCTCCAGGTACAATCGAATTACTTCCCACAGGTTGAACCACAGTATTCTTACAGCTTTATATTGTCCAACTACCATGAGCCTAGTTTACCTGACCAAGGTAtggtgtatgtctgtgtgtgtgtagacAGAACAAATACCCATTTTGGATTCCGAATATCATCCCtaccaatatttttttcattttttattgtctAACAGGTAATCAGAATCTGTGTTGTTGCAGTAGAAAAATTTGGTCTtatctatttttaaagcattttcagtttcaaaatactGTGAAACGTGGGGGTTTTGTTTCAGCAGTGATTGTAAGATGGCTTTGAATGTACTGTTCTTGATAGGGAAAGCTGTAGTGATTTCATGAGGAAAAGGTGTTGTATTACAGCAGTAGTTGCCTACAGCTGTTATACATGGAAGATAAAATGTTGGTGAAGCCGTGTCTTACCCCTCCTCGTCTCTTCACAATGCACACAACTCATCAGTCCTTTCTGACGAGGATAGATCTGCCTCCTGTTCCCAGACTACAGCCAACTCATGCAGGCAAAGAGCTGAGCATCAATAATGCTCAAAATGCTACTTCTGCTCTGTCTGTGCCTTTCAGGCACTGAGAGCTGTACCTCAAGCCATATCATAACCTTGAGCCTCTTGTCCTTCATGAGCTTTCTGTGCATTCAAAATTTCCAGTGATTGTGTATGGGGAACATTATGTCTCCTTTAGTTAAAACTGTAATTTCTAAGACCTTTTCATTTAGAGTAAGTCCAGGctatttttatcctttctcttgttctttctttcccttcatcTCTGCTGAATGCATGCAGATACTAAGGCTCTCGGAAGCAGAGCAGAAGTCTGGGAATATCCTCTAGCAGTTCAAGGAAAGAAATTCTGACCCAATTCAAGTATTTTCAGGGTGACTAATACCATCCCATCAGAAGAAAATTAGTTGTTGTCACTGTGTTTGTACCTTCTGTGCAACTGATCTTCCAGTATACTTCATGAAGGGCAAAATGGtcactttattttgtattttacttatCTTTTCTGTAGGagtgaaaatggaagaatttcTCCCGCCCGGTGCTAGTCTGAAATGCACAGTTTGTACTTACACTGCAGACTCAGTGATTAACTTTCATCAGCACCTGTTCTCGCATCTTACTCAAGCTGCCTTTAGATGCAATCACTGCCATTTTGGCTTCCAAACTCAGAGGGAGCTACTGCAGCACCAAGAGTTACATGTCTCTGGCAACAAAATTCAGAGAGAAAGTGACATTGAACACTCTCCAAGTGGAAACGAAGAAGGTTTACAGCCAGCAACGGACCTATTGAGCAGAAATGATGTTCCCCAGAGCCAAAAGACCATGCAGACTAAAGATGCAAGTTCTGATACAGAGCTTGATAAATGTGAAAAAAAGGCTCCACTTTTCCTTCCAAACCAGAGGCCAGAAACCCAGCCTGCAACAAATAAGCAGAGTTTTTCATACactaaaataaaatctgaacCATCCAGTCCAAGACTTGCTTCATCACCAGTTCAGCCTAATATTGGTCCTTCTTTCCCAATGGGACCTTTTCTCTCCCAGTTTGCTTTTCCCCAAGACATCACTGTGGTTCCTCAGGCTTCAGAGATATTAGCCAAAATGTCTGAACTGGTCCATCGAAGACTGAGGCATGGAAGTAGCAATTATCCTCCTGTAATTTACAGTCCTTTGATGCCCAAAGGGGCTACATGTTTTGAGTGTAACATAACATTCAATAATTTGGACAATTACTTGGTACACAAAAAGCATTACTGCAGCAGCCGATGGCAGCAGATGGCAAAGTCACCAGATTTTTCCAGTGTTCCAGAAAAAATGCCAGAAGCTGTAAGTCCCAGTAACGGTCAAAGCTCGATAAACATCCTGAATGCAGCTCCTCACACATCAGATCCAGAGAATCAGCTTCTGCAGACGTCTTGCATAAACTCTTCCAATGTTTTAGATTTGATCGGGCCAAACAATAAAAGTCATGAAAAAGACTTTACAGCACAATCTAAGAAGTTGTCAGCTGCAAACAACGGCGATGAGAAGATAAACGGAAAACCTTCTGATGTGAAGAATCCCAATGCTCCTTTAGTAGAAGGGGAGAGTGATCCTAACAAGACCACGTGTGAAGCTTGTAATATTACTTTCAGCAGACATGAAACGTACATGGTCCACAAGCAGTATTACTGTGCCACTCGCCATGATCCCCCACTGAAGAGGTCCGCTTCCAACAAAGTGCCTGCCATGCAGAGAACAATGCGTACCCGGAAGCGAAGGAAGATGTATGAGATGTGCCTACCAGAGCAAGAGCAGAGGCCACCACTAGTTCAACAGCGATTTCTAGAAGTGGCTAATCTTGGCAATCCTTGTACATCTACTCAAGAGTCAACAGAGGGCCTTGGAGAATGTTACCATCCACGATGTGATATCTTTCCAGGAATAGTCTCGAAGCATCTGGAAACATCACTCTCTATTAACAAGTGCGTTCCAGTTTCAAAGTGTGATACTCCCCACTCCACTGTGTCTTGCTTGGAGATGGATGTGCCAATAGATCTCAGTAAAAAATGCTTACCCCCGTCAGAGAGGACATCCACTTCTCCCAAAAGGCTGCTGGACTACCATGAGTGCACAGTATGCAAGATCAGTTTTAACAAGGTAGAGAACTACCTGGCTCACAAGCAGAATTTTTGCCCTGTCACTGCCCATCAGCGTAACGACCTGGGACAACTCGACAATAAGGTGTTTCAAAACccagaaagtgaaagaaacagCCCAGATGTCAGTTACGAAAGAAGCATTATCAAATGTGAGAAAAACGGAAACTCAAAACAGTCCTCTCCTAATGGAAACTTATTTTCCACACACTTAGCAACACTTCAAGGACTAAAAGTCTTTAGTGAAGCAGCCCAGCTTATTgctacaaaagaagaaaacaa is drawn from Harpia harpyja isolate bHarHar1 chromosome 5, bHarHar1 primary haplotype, whole genome shotgun sequence and contains these coding sequences:
- the ZFPM2 gene encoding zinc finger protein ZFPM2 isoform X2, translated to MSRRKQSKPRQIKRNEEGIQEAAESDGDARSEKPGQLAVETEDWDGPGELEVVQKDGERKIQSRQQLPVGTTWGPFAGKMDLNNNTLKTKASVPMALTAGPKWLLDVTWQGVEDNKNNCIVYSKGGQLWCTTTKAISEGEELIAFVVDFDSRLQAASQMTLTEGMYPARLLDSIQLLPQQAAMASILPTAIVNKDIFPCKSCGIWYRSERNLQAHLMYYCSGRQREGPQLSEENEDSSQQISSVCPFPQCTKSFSNARALEMHLNSHSGVKMEEFLPPGASLKCTVCTYTADSVINFHQHLFSHLTQAAFRCNHCHFGFQTQRELLQHQELHVSGNKIQRESDIEHSPSGNEEGLQPATDLLSRNDVPQSQKTMQTKDASSDTELDKCEKKAPLFLPNQRPETQPATNKQSFSYTKIKSEPSSPRLASSPVQPNIGPSFPMGPFLSQFAFPQDITVVPQASEILAKMSELVHRRLRHGSSNYPPVIYSPLMPKGATCFECNITFNNLDNYLVHKKHYCSSRWQQMAKSPDFSSVPEKMPEAVSPSNGQSSINILNAAPHTSDPENQLLQTSCINSSNVLDLIGPNNKSHEKDFTAQSKKLSAANNGDEKINGKPSDVKNPNAPLVEGESDPNKTTCEACNITFSRHETYMVHKQYYCATRHDPPLKRSASNKVPAMQRTMRTRKRRKMYEMCLPEQEQRPPLVQQRFLEVANLGNPCTSTQESTEGLGECYHPRCDIFPGIVSKHLETSLSINKCVPVSKCDTPHSTVSCLEMDVPIDLSKKCLPPSERTSTSPKRLLDYHECTVCKISFNKVENYLAHKQNFCPVTAHQRNDLGQLDNKVFQNPESERNSPDVSYERSIIKCEKNGNSKQSSPNGNLFSTHLATLQGLKVFSEAAQLIATKEENKHLFLPQCLYPGAIKKAKGADQLSPYYGIKPSDYISGSLVIHNTDLDQSTNTESESPKGQAPSNGCAVQKKESLPLLPKNRGMVIVNGGLKQEERPATNPQQENISQNPPHEDGHKSPSWISENPLTANENVSPAIPTAEEQLSSIAKGVNGSTQAPTSGKYCRLCDIQFNNLSNFITHKKFYCSSHAAEHVK
- the ZFPM2 gene encoding zinc finger protein ZFPM2 isoform X1, which gives rise to MSRRKQSKPRQIKRPLEDAIEDEEEECLSEENDTISKEDFPLEESFSAEFEPENLSCEEVEYFCNKGNEEGIQEAAESDGDARSEKPGQLAVETEDWDGPGELEVVQKDGERKIQSRQQLPVGTTWGPFAGKMDLNNNTLKTKASVPMALTAGPKWLLDVTWQGVEDNKNNCIVYSKGGQLWCTTTKAISEGEELIAFVVDFDSRLQAASQMTLTEGMYPARLLDSIQLLPQQAAMASILPTAIVNKDIFPCKSCGIWYRSERNLQAHLMYYCSGRQREGPQLSEENEDSSQQISSVCPFPQCTKSFSNARALEMHLNSHSGVKMEEFLPPGASLKCTVCTYTADSVINFHQHLFSHLTQAAFRCNHCHFGFQTQRELLQHQELHVSGNKIQRESDIEHSPSGNEEGLQPATDLLSRNDVPQSQKTMQTKDASSDTELDKCEKKAPLFLPNQRPETQPATNKQSFSYTKIKSEPSSPRLASSPVQPNIGPSFPMGPFLSQFAFPQDITVVPQASEILAKMSELVHRRLRHGSSNYPPVIYSPLMPKGATCFECNITFNNLDNYLVHKKHYCSSRWQQMAKSPDFSSVPEKMPEAVSPSNGQSSINILNAAPHTSDPENQLLQTSCINSSNVLDLIGPNNKSHEKDFTAQSKKLSAANNGDEKINGKPSDVKNPNAPLVEGESDPNKTTCEACNITFSRHETYMVHKQYYCATRHDPPLKRSASNKVPAMQRTMRTRKRRKMYEMCLPEQEQRPPLVQQRFLEVANLGNPCTSTQESTEGLGECYHPRCDIFPGIVSKHLETSLSINKCVPVSKCDTPHSTVSCLEMDVPIDLSKKCLPPSERTSTSPKRLLDYHECTVCKISFNKVENYLAHKQNFCPVTAHQRNDLGQLDNKVFQNPESERNSPDVSYERSIIKCEKNGNSKQSSPNGNLFSTHLATLQGLKVFSEAAQLIATKEENKHLFLPQCLYPGAIKKAKGADQLSPYYGIKPSDYISGSLVIHNTDLDQSTNTESESPKGQAPSNGCAVQKKESLPLLPKNRGMVIVNGGLKQEERPATNPQQENISQNPPHEDGHKSPSWISENPLTANENVSPAIPTAEEQLSSIAKGVNGSTQAPTSGKYCRLCDIQFNNLSNFITHKKFYCSSHAAEHVK